Proteins encoded by one window of Armatimonadota bacterium:
- the thiD gene encoding bifunctional hydroxymethylpyrimidine kinase/phosphomethylpyrimidine kinase has translation MTVPRALTIAGSDSGGGAGIQADLKTFSVLGVFGMSVLTAITAQNTVGVYAVHEVPPEVVAAQIDAVVEDIGVDAAKTGMLSSTAIIEVVADRIRAHRMTRLVVDPVMVAKSGAPLLRPEAQEALRTRLLPLALVVTPNLPEAQVLTGQEIRDLGEMKEAARRIADLGPRFVLLKGGHLPGHPVDVLYDGEECSELAAARIPTKHTHGTGCVLSAAIAAYLSRGLEPREAIREGKAFVTRAIEAALPLGKGFGPCNPLFSFIRPGKGDP, from the coding sequence GTGACCGTGCCCAGAGCCCTCACCATCGCGGGCTCAGACTCCGGCGGCGGGGCGGGCATCCAGGCGGATCTCAAGACTTTCTCCGTCCTTGGGGTCTTCGGGATGAGTGTCCTCACCGCCATCACGGCCCAGAACACCGTGGGGGTCTATGCGGTGCACGAGGTACCGCCGGAGGTGGTGGCCGCCCAGATCGACGCCGTGGTGGAGGACATCGGGGTGGACGCAGCGAAGACCGGGATGCTCAGCAGCACCGCCATCATCGAGGTGGTGGCGGACCGGATCCGTGCACATCGTATGACGCGGCTCGTGGTGGATCCCGTCATGGTGGCGAAGAGCGGTGCGCCACTCCTGCGCCCGGAGGCTCAGGAGGCCTTACGCACGCGGCTCCTGCCGCTCGCCCTGGTGGTGACTCCGAATCTCCCGGAAGCCCAGGTTCTGACGGGTCAGGAGATCCGGGATCTCGGGGAGATGAAGGAAGCCGCCCGCCGGATCGCAGACCTGGGGCCCCGTTTCGTGCTCCTGAAGGGAGGTCACCTCCCGGGGCACCCCGTGGACGTGCTGTACGACGGGGAAGAGTGTTCAGAGCTTGCAGCCGCGCGCATTCCCACCAAGCACACCCACGGCACGGGCTGCGTCCTCTCCGCTGCCATCGCGGCCTATTTGAGCCGGGGGCTGGAGCCCCGGGAGGCCATCCGGGAGGGAAAGGCCTTCGTCACCCGTGCCATCGAAGCAGCCCTCCCCCTTGGGAAGGGGTTCGGTCCCTGCAATCCTCTCTTTTCCTTCATCCGACCCGGAAAGGGGGATCCGTGA
- the thiE gene encoding thiamine phosphate synthase has product MPLDLRLYVITDATFRGRTHEEVASAALRGGATVLQFREKRATTRQLYETARRLRELCRSWGVPFIVNDRLDIALAVDADGVHVGPDDLPVGVVRGILGPHRIVGASAGNVEEALRAQEEGASYLGVGSVYATGTKPDAGAPIGPEALGEIARAARIPVVGIGGITLDRIPEVIRAGAAGVAVISAVAAAEDMWEATRALRRAVDEALARRKEVRT; this is encoded by the coding sequence GTGCCACTTGACCTGCGGCTGTACGTGATCACAGACGCCACCTTCCGGGGGCGCACCCACGAAGAGGTGGCATCCGCGGCCCTGCGGGGAGGGGCTACCGTGCTCCAGTTCCGGGAAAAGCGGGCGACAACCCGACAGCTCTATGAGACCGCCCGGCGGCTACGGGAACTGTGCAGGAGCTGGGGGGTGCCGTTCATCGTGAACGACCGGCTGGACATTGCCCTCGCGGTGGACGCGGACGGCGTGCACGTGGGGCCGGACGATCTCCCCGTAGGGGTTGTCCGCGGGATCCTGGGACCCCACCGCATCGTGGGTGCCTCCGCGGGAAACGTGGAAGAAGCCCTACGGGCACAGGAAGAGGGAGCGAGTTATCTGGGGGTGGGTTCCGTGTACGCCACAGGCACGAAGCCGGATGCGGGAGCGCCCATCGGCCCTGAGGCGCTTGGGGAAATCGCCCGGGCGGCACGCATCCCCGTGGTGGGGATCGGCGGGATTACCCTGGATCGGATTCCGGAGGTGATCCGGGCAGGGGCGGCTGGGGTGGCGGTGATCTCCGCGGTGGCCGCGGCGGAGGACATGTGGGAAGCTACCCGGGCCCTGCGCCGGGCTGTGGACGAAGCCCTCGCACGGCGAAAGGAGGTGCGGACGTGA
- the cytX gene encoding putative hydroxymethylpyrimidine transporter CytX codes for MTAAVSEREVVTEWGIEPLPEARRPLGGWDIFVLWLNLGISLLLLVAGALLVPGLGLRDALLATAVGVVLGNLLLGLGAWMGMRVGVPSMVLLRAPLGITGSAAPTILNILQNIGWGAFELLIITQSADAITRRILGASSSVAWVAAFGLLTTLMAVGGPIVVVRRWLRKYAIWFVVASTLYLTWYALFRFDVAGLWNQPGTGRLPFWLGVDLVVAMPVSWIPLVADYTRFGSDPRAAFWGTALGYGLANFWFYALGALFMLALRAEDLIAAVLAIPAGAVALGILLVDETDEAFANIYSTSVSLQNLWPHADRRRLAVGVGGICSILAATIPLAQYEAFLFLIGAFFVPLFGVLVADYFVVRRGHLNPDDLYGPQAAGVRWGAFVPWLAGFLLYQWIVPTEAPGWKDLLTALFRALGLPFPLSASLPWLGASLPSFLAAFLLHALLGGLVRRQGRAT; via the coding sequence GTGACCGCCGCGGTGTCCGAACGCGAGGTGGTGACGGAGTGGGGGATCGAGCCCCTCCCGGAGGCGCGGCGGCCTCTGGGAGGCTGGGACATCTTCGTGCTGTGGCTCAACCTCGGCATCAGCCTGCTGCTCTTGGTGGCCGGAGCCCTGTTGGTTCCTGGGCTGGGGCTGCGGGATGCGCTCCTGGCCACCGCGGTAGGCGTCGTCCTGGGGAACCTTCTGTTGGGGCTGGGGGCGTGGATGGGGATGCGGGTGGGGGTTCCCAGCATGGTCCTGCTGCGGGCGCCGCTTGGGATCACGGGCTCCGCGGCGCCCACGATCCTCAACATCTTGCAGAACATCGGGTGGGGTGCGTTCGAGCTCCTCATCATCACCCAGAGCGCGGACGCCATCACGCGCCGGATCCTGGGGGCCTCCAGTTCCGTGGCCTGGGTGGCGGCCTTCGGGCTGTTGACCACCCTGATGGCCGTGGGCGGGCCCATCGTGGTGGTGCGGCGGTGGCTGCGTAAGTACGCCATCTGGTTCGTCGTAGCCTCCACCCTGTACCTCACCTGGTACGCCCTCTTCCGGTTCGACGTCGCGGGTCTGTGGAACCAGCCGGGCACGGGGCGGTTGCCCTTCTGGCTGGGGGTGGACTTGGTGGTGGCCATGCCCGTCTCCTGGATCCCCCTGGTGGCGGACTACACCCGGTTCGGGAGCGATCCCCGTGCGGCCTTCTGGGGCACGGCCCTGGGGTACGGACTTGCGAATTTCTGGTTCTACGCCCTCGGGGCGCTGTTCATGCTGGCCCTGCGGGCTGAGGACCTCATCGCCGCGGTCCTGGCCATTCCCGCGGGAGCCGTGGCCCTCGGGATTCTGCTCGTGGACGAGACGGACGAGGCCTTCGCCAACATCTACTCCACCTCCGTCTCCCTCCAGAACCTCTGGCCCCACGCAGACCGGCGACGGCTCGCGGTGGGGGTAGGGGGCATTTGCTCCATCCTTGCGGCCACCATCCCCCTCGCCCAGTACGAGGCCTTCCTGTTCCTCATCGGGGCCTTCTTCGTGCCCTTGTTCGGGGTTCTGGTGGCGGATTACTTCGTGGTGCGTCGGGGCCACCTGAACCCCGATGACCTCTATGGGCCACAGGCGGCGGGGGTCCGATGGGGGGCTTTTGTGCCGTGGCTAGCGGGCTTTCTCCTGTACCAGTGGATCGTACCCACGGAAGCTCCGGGGTGGAAGGATCTGTTGACCGCGCTGTTTCGGGCCCTGGGTCTTCCCTTCCCCCTGAGCGCCTCGCTGCCATGGCTGGGAGCCTCCCTCCCCAGCTTCCTGGCCGCCTTCCTCCTCCACGCGCTCCTCGGGGGTCTGGTGCGGAGGCAGGGCCGTGCCACTTGA
- a CDS encoding TenA family transcriptional regulator, which yields MTPQALKEAWADRWLMATRHPFLAAVRDGTLPQQTFATWFVQDYHFVRGLLPFQARLLALAPRRDQAVLARGILALVEELGWFEDQATRRGLNLQAAVHPACRNYVNFLWALSSGPYVAQLVSLWALERIYFEAWSEARPGAEPYREFVERWTNPGFGRYVQELEAAAERALREATEKEREAAREAFQETVEHEIRFWEMSWEVKT from the coding sequence ATGACTCCCCAGGCCTTGAAGGAAGCGTGGGCGGATCGGTGGCTCATGGCCACCCGGCATCCGTTCCTCGCGGCCGTGCGGGACGGGACCCTGCCGCAGCAGACGTTCGCCACATGGTTCGTGCAGGACTACCACTTCGTGCGGGGGCTGCTACCGTTCCAGGCGCGCCTGCTCGCCCTGGCCCCACGACGGGACCAGGCGGTGCTGGCCCGGGGGATTTTGGCGCTCGTGGAGGAGCTCGGGTGGTTCGAGGATCAGGCCACTCGACGCGGGCTGAACCTGCAGGCAGCCGTGCACCCCGCCTGCCGCAACTACGTGAACTTCCTGTGGGCCCTTTCCAGTGGACCGTACGTGGCGCAGCTCGTGTCCCTGTGGGCCCTGGAGCGCATCTACTTCGAGGCCTGGAGTGAAGCGCGGCCCGGAGCGGAGCCGTACCGGGAGTTCGTGGAGCGCTGGACCAACCCCGGCTTCGGGCGCTACGTGCAGGAACTGGAGGCGGCGGCGGAGCGGGCGCTGAGGGAAGCAACCGAGAAAGAGCGGGAGGCGGCGCGGGAAGCGTTCCAGGAAACCGTCGAGCACGAGATCCGGTTCTGGGAGATGAGCTGGGAGGTGAAGACGTGA
- a CDS encoding TenA family protein has product MSLAERLWRENQDLAQECLRHPFVQGIASGKLERSKFAFYVGQDAYFLEAFARAYALAMAKSPDREGFGAWKELLDGVLRELELHAEYARTWGIDLTPQPAPATSAYTDFLLRVAALEPVGPIAAAMTPCMRLYAYLGRSLEPITHPGSPYLEWVRTYASPEFEALAKRLEELLDRYAGEPSRLSDLYRRAMQLEHAFFEAAWRSG; this is encoded by the coding sequence ATGAGTCTAGCGGAACGGCTGTGGCGGGAAAACCAAGACCTGGCGCAGGAGTGCCTCCGCCATCCCTTCGTTCAGGGGATCGCCTCCGGGAAGCTGGAGCGGTCCAAGTTCGCTTTCTACGTGGGGCAGGATGCGTACTTCCTGGAGGCCTTCGCCCGGGCCTATGCCCTGGCCATGGCGAAGTCCCCGGATCGGGAGGGGTTTGGGGCGTGGAAGGAGCTGCTCGATGGTGTGCTCCGGGAGCTGGAGCTGCACGCGGAGTACGCCCGCACCTGGGGCATTGATCTCACACCGCAGCCTGCACCCGCAACCAGCGCCTATACGGATTTCCTTCTGCGGGTGGCAGCCCTGGAACCCGTAGGCCCCATCGCGGCGGCGATGACGCCCTGTATGCGCCTATATGCCTACCTGGGCCGCTCCCTGGAACCCATCACGCATCCGGGGAGCCCCTACCTGGAGTGGGTGCGCACCTACGCGAGTCCGGAGTTCGAAGCCCTGGCCAAACGGCTGGAGGAACTCCTGGATCGCTACGCCGGAGAGCCCTCGCGGCTTTCCGATCTCTACCGCCGCGCCATGCAGCTAGAGCACGCGTTCTTCGAGGCCGCCTGGAGGTCGGGATGA
- the pdxT gene encoding pyridoxal 5'-phosphate synthase glutaminase subunit PdxT — MVRIGILALQGDVAEHAEMLRRLGAETVEVRTPAELVEVDGLVLPGGESPAQSRLAERAGLVEAIRERALAGMPILGTCAGLILLAREITGDPVESLGLVDITVARNAYGRQRESFETEVWVEFLSPPPLRVAFIRAPRITRVGPGVEVLATFEEHPVLVRQGPWLGASFHPEVTEEARLHRFFLSQLGR, encoded by the coding sequence ATGGTCCGCATCGGAATCCTGGCCCTGCAGGGAGACGTGGCGGAGCACGCGGAGATGTTGCGGAGGCTAGGGGCCGAAACGGTGGAGGTACGGACCCCTGCGGAGCTGGTGGAGGTAGATGGGCTGGTTCTCCCCGGAGGCGAAAGCCCGGCCCAAAGCCGCCTTGCGGAGCGAGCGGGGTTGGTGGAGGCCATCCGGGAAAGGGCTCTGGCAGGCATGCCCATTCTCGGTACGTGCGCGGGCCTTATCCTGCTCGCGCGGGAGATCACGGGCGACCCGGTGGAGAGCCTGGGACTGGTGGACATCACCGTAGCCCGCAACGCCTACGGAAGGCAGCGGGAAAGCTTTGAGACGGAGGTGTGGGTGGAGTTCCTGAGCCCTCCGCCCCTTCGGGTGGCCTTCATCCGGGCTCCCCGCATTACCCGAGTGGGTCCGGGGGTGGAAGTGCTGGCCACCTTCGAGGAACATCCCGTACTCGTGCGGCAGGGTCCGTGGTTGGGTGCCAGCTTCCACCCGGAGGTCACGGAGGAGGCGCGGCTCCATCGGTTCTTCCTCTCTCAGTTGGGGCGGTAG